The following proteins are co-located in the Dietzia timorensis genome:
- a CDS encoding GNAT family N-acetyltransferase, whose translation MSDSPSIDFPDLIPAEGLELRRLRAPEHGGDATDVEEIDGVVPPESIRETFYYFTSIPAGGGRLAQFLAEDAPRVTYGVWNAAEPLGSTSLYNWDLAERTCMVGYTWLSLTARGTGANAKVKAALFATLARHGFTAVRLRADVANVRSRAAMRKIGAREAEVEPGPRLYEWDPERRSRSQYFVVEL comes from the coding sequence ATGTCCGACTCTCCGTCCATCGACTTTCCCGACCTGATCCCCGCCGAGGGGCTGGAGCTGCGTCGCCTGCGCGCGCCCGAGCACGGCGGGGACGCCACAGACGTCGAGGAGATCGACGGAGTGGTGCCGCCCGAGTCGATCCGAGAGACGTTCTACTACTTCACCTCCATCCCCGCAGGGGGCGGGCGCCTTGCCCAGTTCCTCGCCGAGGACGCCCCGCGGGTGACGTACGGCGTGTGGAACGCCGCCGAACCGCTCGGCAGTACAAGCCTCTACAACTGGGACCTTGCGGAGCGCACCTGCATGGTCGGCTACACCTGGCTGTCCCTCACGGCGCGCGGAACCGGCGCCAATGCGAAGGTCAAGGCCGCGCTTTTCGCCACCCTTGCCCGGCACGGTTTTACGGCCGTGCGGCTGCGTGCCGACGTTGCCAACGTCCGCTCGCGCGCGGCAATGCGCAAGATCGGCGCGAGGGAGGCCGAGGTCGAACCCGGGCCCAGGCTGTACGAGTGGGATCCCGAACGCCGCTCACGCTCGCAATACTTCGTCGTCGAACTCTGA
- a CDS encoding ATP-binding protein, translating to MSTANAAPGRQANPFRPGFGRMPPIVAGRDIHIGRITDAMVDGGGEHFLLRGHRGMGKTVLLSLAVDAALEQGWLPLSTTASSTLVEKIIHTEIPEMLRTLEGGKSERAQVTGVQIASVGQISTTRTKIHPSKPTLESRLRELVDTAAAVTGRPTGVLLTVDEMHRQALEDLAEIAAVTQTLTRDNFPIVFVGAGLPPNVHALLEEPRTTFLRRAQSIELGPLGLPDTRTALLDPFYDAGRRISDDAADLAAQVTQSNPHLIQLFGRELWDSVSEREAGDAATVDVDDVTTAIPRFREHMRQQLHWTALKGLTERQREYLTAAAQFELPTEARTVRERLGWTEQTANNTLTALVSAGVMYRPQHGRLDFAVPYLQEHVYTEGTSIPDLAPIHKPPRHSEIAKLLFPGS from the coding sequence ATGAGCACCGCGAATGCCGCACCCGGGCGGCAGGCCAACCCGTTTCGGCCGGGCTTCGGCCGGATGCCTCCGATCGTCGCGGGGCGCGATATCCATATCGGCCGGATCACCGATGCGATGGTCGACGGAGGCGGCGAGCACTTCCTCCTCCGCGGGCACCGCGGAATGGGCAAGACCGTGCTGCTCAGCCTGGCCGTCGACGCGGCGCTCGAGCAGGGCTGGCTCCCCCTTTCCACGACGGCGTCTTCGACTCTCGTGGAGAAGATCATCCATACCGAGATTCCCGAGATGCTCCGCACGCTCGAAGGCGGAAAGAGCGAGCGGGCGCAGGTCACCGGCGTGCAGATCGCCTCGGTCGGGCAGATCTCGACGACACGCACGAAAATCCATCCGAGCAAGCCGACGCTGGAATCGCGGCTGCGCGAGCTCGTCGACACCGCCGCCGCCGTGACCGGCAGGCCCACCGGCGTGCTGCTCACGGTCGACGAAATGCATCGCCAGGCGCTCGAGGACCTCGCCGAGATCGCCGCGGTGACCCAGACTCTGACCCGCGACAACTTCCCCATCGTCTTCGTCGGCGCCGGGCTGCCACCGAATGTCCACGCCCTTCTCGAGGAGCCGCGCACCACGTTCCTGCGCCGCGCTCAATCCATCGAGCTCGGACCTCTCGGCTTGCCGGACACGCGCACGGCGCTGCTCGACCCGTTCTATGACGCCGGACGCCGCATCTCCGACGACGCCGCCGATCTCGCCGCCCAGGTGACGCAGTCGAACCCGCACCTCATCCAGCTTTTCGGCCGAGAATTGTGGGATTCGGTGTCCGAGCGCGAGGCGGGCGACGCTGCAACGGTCGACGTCGACGACGTGACGACTGCGATTCCGCGGTTTCGCGAGCACATGCGCCAACAACTGCATTGGACGGCGCTCAAGGGGCTTACCGAGCGCCAGCGCGAATACCTCACGGCGGCAGCCCAGTTCGAGCTACCCACCGAGGCGCGCACGGTGCGCGAGCGCCTAGGCTGGACCGAGCAGACGGCGAACAACACCCTCACCGCGCTCGTGTCCGCCGGCGTCATGTATCGCCCCCAGCACGGCAGACTCGATTTCGCGGTGCCCTACCTGCAGGAACACGTGTACACCGAGGGCACCTCTATCCCGGATCTCGCGCCGATACATAAGCCGCCGCGGCATTCGGAGATCGCCAAGCTCCTCTTCCCCGGTTCCTGA
- a CDS encoding M23 family metallopeptidase, translating into MPLSSADPLVLSYPFTGRWLARNSPARRIPSHGTDLMGSTYAIDFVAVGDDHRGAPLSLGSALGTEPPEKFVGFGAPVNAPIAGRIVESYDGAHDHVARRSQLTLVPYLLTQAQRLREGVHGLAGNYVVIDISGEGPFVLLAHLQRGSVCVRDGDFVEPGQQVACCGNSGNSTQPHVHLQVTDSTDWRNANGLPLAFRHPGAPELPAESEIVDV; encoded by the coding sequence GTGCCTCTCTCCTCCGCCGATCCCCTCGTCTTGTCGTATCCGTTTACCGGGCGCTGGCTCGCCCGGAACAGCCCCGCGCGCCGGATCCCGAGCCACGGCACGGATCTCATGGGCTCGACGTACGCGATAGATTTCGTCGCCGTGGGGGACGACCATAGGGGCGCGCCGTTATCCCTCGGCTCGGCGCTCGGCACGGAACCACCGGAGAAGTTCGTCGGCTTCGGCGCCCCGGTCAACGCGCCGATCGCAGGCCGCATCGTCGAATCGTATGACGGCGCACACGACCATGTCGCCCGGCGGTCCCAACTCACGCTCGTGCCATATCTACTCACCCAGGCGCAACGATTGCGCGAAGGAGTGCATGGTCTGGCCGGCAACTATGTCGTGATCGACATTTCCGGGGAGGGGCCCTTCGTCCTGCTCGCGCATTTGCAACGCGGCAGTGTGTGCGTGCGCGATGGTGATTTCGTCGAGCCCGGGCAGCAGGTGGCCTGCTGTGGGAATTCTGGAAACAGCACGCAACCGCACGTGCATCTTCAGGTCACCGACTCCACGGACTGGCGGAACGCGAACGGGCTCCCGCTCGCGTTCCGCCACCCGGGCGCCCCAGAGCTGCCGGCAGAATCGGAAATCGTCGACGTCTGA
- a CDS encoding fatty acid desaturase family protein gives MAITDIDEYAHLTEEDIENLGAELAQIRKDIEESRGERDAKYVHRVIAWQRGLAAAGRASLFFSNYKPAWLAGTAMLSVAKILENMELGHNVMHGQWDWMNDPEIHSSSWEWDNTCPSVQWKHSHNFVHHKYTNIVGMDDDVGYGILRVTRDQPWEWWNIGNSFYNLLLGTFFEVGVALHHVEVAKLREKEKTWRQAFKDLGIIGQKVGKQAAKDYLIFPLLAGPNWKSTITANFTSNIVRNYWSYMVIFCGHFPDGAEKFTMEEYEDEDQARWYLRQMLGSANFHAGPVMRLMSGNLSHQIEHHMYPDLPSNRYEEIAVRVRDICERYDLPYTTGSLLNQYWQSFRTIAKLSVPNAMLKATSDDAPETASELRFAILEGMNSHFGVDPATGKRRGLRTALRELRNAPVRAAN, from the coding sequence ATGGCCATTACCGACATCGACGAGTACGCCCACCTGACCGAAGAGGACATCGAGAATCTCGGCGCCGAACTCGCGCAGATTCGCAAGGACATCGAGGAAAGTCGCGGGGAAAGGGATGCGAAGTACGTGCACCGGGTGATCGCCTGGCAGCGCGGGCTCGCTGCCGCCGGCCGCGCGAGCCTGTTCTTCAGCAACTACAAACCCGCATGGCTCGCGGGAACCGCGATGCTTTCGGTGGCCAAGATCCTCGAGAACATGGAACTCGGCCATAACGTGATGCACGGGCAGTGGGATTGGATGAACGACCCCGAGATCCATTCCTCCTCGTGGGAATGGGACAACACCTGCCCGAGCGTGCAGTGGAAGCATTCGCATAATTTCGTCCACCACAAGTACACCAACATCGTCGGGATGGATGACGATGTCGGATACGGGATTCTGCGCGTGACCCGCGACCAACCGTGGGAGTGGTGGAATATCGGTAACTCCTTCTACAACCTCCTACTGGGAACGTTCTTCGAGGTCGGTGTTGCGCTGCACCATGTCGAGGTCGCCAAGTTGCGCGAGAAGGAGAAGACCTGGCGTCAGGCGTTCAAGGACCTGGGCATCATCGGCCAGAAGGTGGGTAAGCAGGCCGCAAAGGACTACCTCATCTTCCCTTTGCTCGCCGGACCGAATTGGAAGAGCACGATCACGGCGAACTTCACCTCCAACATCGTGCGCAACTACTGGTCATACATGGTGATCTTCTGCGGGCACTTTCCCGACGGTGCGGAGAAGTTCACGATGGAGGAATATGAGGACGAAGACCAGGCGCGCTGGTACCTGCGTCAAATGCTCGGTTCGGCCAACTTCCATGCCGGTCCGGTGATGCGTCTCATGAGTGGCAACCTCAGCCACCAGATCGAGCACCACATGTATCCGGACCTGCCGAGCAATCGGTACGAGGAGATCGCGGTCCGCGTGCGCGACATCTGCGAACGCTACGACCTGCCGTACACGACCGGCTCGTTGCTCAACCAGTACTGGCAGTCGTTCCGCACGATCGCGAAGCTGTCCGTGCCCAATGCCATGCTAAAAGCCACCTCGGACGATGCCCCCGAAACCGCATCGGAACTCCGGTTCGCGATTCTCGAGGGCATGAACTCACACTTCGGCGTCGACCCGGCAACGGGGAAGCGGCGCGGCCTGCGCACGGCGCTCCGGGAACTGAGAAACGCGCCGGTTCGCGCGGCGAACTAG
- a CDS encoding ferredoxin reductase, with amino-acid sequence MDFVKWSKRPAAGVGSNRKGMNVVRGLAARATTPLLPDDYLGLVNPLWSARELRGRVVSVEKETEDTATVTIRAGWGFPVNYTPGQYVGIGVQIGGRWHWRSYSLTSLGESGDKVISITVKANPDGFLSSHLVDGVAPGTIIRLAAPKGDFHLPEPVPDKILFVTAGSGITPVIGMLRWLAARGDLPDIVHIHSAPTREDVIFREELEALEESPGGYTLVLQLTRSMGKFDVARLDDAAPDWRERECWACGPVALLDDLENEFETQECRDQLHVERFTIARTDHGGEGGTLTFSISDKSVTLDGATTILEAGEELGIQLPFGCRMGICQTCVVQLASGYVRDLRTGEERREGERIQTCVSAVSGECTIDH; translated from the coding sequence ATGGACTTTGTGAAGTGGAGCAAACGGCCGGCCGCCGGTGTCGGCTCCAATCGTAAGGGCATGAATGTCGTACGCGGGCTTGCCGCGCGTGCCACGACTCCTCTTCTCCCGGACGACTATCTCGGGTTGGTCAACCCGCTGTGGTCGGCCCGAGAATTGCGGGGCCGCGTCGTCAGCGTCGAGAAGGAAACCGAGGACACCGCGACGGTGACGATCCGCGCGGGATGGGGCTTTCCGGTCAATTACACCCCCGGCCAGTACGTCGGCATCGGAGTACAGATCGGCGGGCGTTGGCATTGGCGTTCCTACTCGCTCACATCGTTGGGGGAGTCCGGCGACAAGGTCATCTCGATCACCGTGAAGGCGAACCCGGACGGCTTCTTGTCCTCCCATCTCGTCGACGGGGTCGCGCCGGGGACGATCATCCGTCTCGCCGCGCCAAAGGGGGATTTCCACCTCCCCGAGCCGGTGCCGGACAAGATCCTGTTCGTCACCGCGGGAAGCGGCATCACTCCCGTGATCGGGATGCTCCGGTGGCTTGCAGCTCGCGGCGATCTCCCCGATATCGTCCACATTCATTCCGCGCCGACCCGCGAGGATGTCATCTTTCGCGAGGAGCTGGAAGCGCTCGAGGAATCGCCCGGCGGTTACACGTTGGTCCTCCAGCTCACCCGTTCCATGGGCAAGTTCGATGTGGCTCGCCTCGACGATGCCGCCCCGGATTGGCGGGAACGCGAGTGCTGGGCGTGCGGCCCCGTGGCGCTGCTCGACGACCTCGAAAACGAGTTCGAGACGCAAGAGTGTAGGGATCAGCTCCACGTCGAGCGGTTCACCATCGCCCGCACGGATCACGGCGGTGAGGGAGGCACGCTGACCTTCTCGATCTCCGACAAATCCGTGACTCTGGACGGTGCGACCACGATCCTCGAGGCGGGCGAAGAACTCGGCATCCAGCTTCCCTTCGGCTGTCGAATGGGAATCTGCCAAACCTGCGTCGTCCAACTCGCGAGCGGTTACGTCCGGGACTTGCGTACCGGCGAAGAGCGACGCGAGGGCGAACGCATTCAGACCTGTGTCAGCGCCGTGTCCGGCGAGTGCACCATCGATCACTAG
- a CDS encoding pentapeptide repeat-containing protein: protein MARTTPTKPPVIKALTLGDLKDADAVELGAGGDYMDLGFSGADISGLDLVGANFDGCELSGMTADGAKLSDIRAVDTRITGVNAPTLNLAGSSLDTVVFEGCRFGAIDMVEASLRSVRFTECKIEWINLRGSHLRDVEFVGCKLGEFDLADSRLSRVRFGECAVTELDLARSELSHVDLRGLEVFAVRNAADLAGATMSAEQVAQMAEVFAAHLGIHIEN from the coding sequence ATGGCGCGCACGACGCCGACCAAACCTCCGGTCATCAAGGCACTAACGCTTGGCGACCTCAAGGACGCCGACGCTGTGGAGCTCGGCGCCGGAGGTGACTATATGGACCTCGGGTTCTCCGGCGCAGATATCTCCGGACTCGACCTGGTGGGCGCGAACTTCGATGGCTGTGAGTTGTCGGGAATGACGGCGGACGGCGCGAAACTCTCGGACATCCGCGCCGTCGACACCCGGATCACGGGCGTAAACGCGCCGACCCTCAACCTGGCGGGTTCCTCGCTCGACACCGTGGTCTTCGAGGGGTGTCGTTTCGGGGCGATCGACATGGTGGAGGCGTCCCTGCGCTCTGTGCGCTTCACCGAATGCAAGATCGAGTGGATCAACCTGCGGGGCTCGCATCTTCGCGACGTCGAATTCGTCGGGTGCAAGTTGGGGGAGTTCGATCTCGCCGATTCGCGCCTCTCCAGGGTGCGGTTCGGCGAATGCGCGGTCACCGAATTGGACCTCGCCCGTTCCGAGCTTTCCCATGTCGATCTCCGGGGGCTGGAGGTCTTCGCTGTGCGTAACGCGGCCGACCTCGCCGGCGCGACTATGTCCGCGGAGCAGGTGGCGCAGATGGCCGAAGTATTCGCCGCGCACCTCGGAATCCATATTGAGAATTGA
- a CDS encoding vWA domain-containing protein — translation MARPERPARYGRYLGGPDPLAPPLDLGEALDAVSEGVMSGYSPKQALREFLRRGGREQLGLDDLSGQVQQRRRELLRRHRLGGTLDEVAKLLDKALLAERSQLARDARMDPTDRTLREMTIENLPESTAGKVAGLSEYEWASSDGRETYKQIQDLLGREALESRFAGMKRALENAGESEREAVTEMLEDLNELLELHARGEDTDEDFADFMSRYGDYFPENPKDVDELINVLAQRSAAAQRMLQSMSEEQRNELMNLSAQAFGSADIQNQLSALDANLRRLRPDEDWDGAAEFTGDEPVGYGEGTSVMAELGELDALSDQLGDWGPESPLSELDIEALERHLGHESAVSARTLSGLEKSMHDSGYLRSNAEGDLRLSPAAMRKLGKSLLRDAATRLSGRTGTRDTRASGAAGEQTGASRPWQFGDTESWNVPRTISNAITRTAGEGEDPREGLRLAPSDIEVNETEARTQAAVVLLVDTSFSMVMEGRWVPMKRTALALHHLVSTRFRGDDLELITFGRYAQRVEIGALLERDVEYEQGTNLHHALLLAGQFFRKHPTMQPVLLVVTDGEPTAHLEPGGEPWFSYPPARETIATTVAELDRIARFGAQVTFFRLGENPGLARFLDAMARRVHGTVVAPDLEDLGAAVVEEFLSSRFGPDFGDID, via the coding sequence ATGGCCAGGCCAGAACGACCTGCACGGTACGGCCGCTACCTGGGCGGCCCCGACCCGCTCGCCCCGCCGCTGGACCTCGGCGAGGCGCTCGATGCGGTGTCCGAAGGCGTGATGAGCGGGTACTCGCCGAAACAGGCGCTACGCGAATTCCTTCGCCGCGGCGGACGCGAACAGCTGGGGCTCGACGACCTGTCCGGCCAAGTGCAACAACGACGCCGAGAACTCTTGCGCCGGCACCGCCTCGGCGGCACCCTCGATGAGGTCGCGAAGCTCCTGGACAAGGCCCTACTTGCCGAACGAAGCCAGCTCGCCCGCGACGCACGCATGGATCCCACCGATCGCACGCTGCGGGAGATGACCATCGAGAACCTTCCCGAATCCACGGCTGGAAAAGTGGCCGGTCTCTCCGAATACGAATGGGCCTCGTCCGACGGCCGAGAGACGTACAAGCAGATCCAGGATCTCCTCGGCCGCGAGGCTCTCGAATCACGCTTCGCGGGGATGAAACGCGCGTTGGAGAACGCGGGCGAGTCCGAGCGCGAGGCCGTGACCGAGATGCTCGAAGACCTCAACGAGCTGCTCGAACTCCACGCCCGCGGCGAGGACACCGACGAGGACTTCGCCGACTTCATGTCGCGCTACGGCGACTACTTTCCGGAAAATCCGAAGGACGTGGATGAGCTCATCAATGTGCTCGCACAGCGGTCGGCGGCCGCCCAGCGCATGCTGCAGTCGATGAGCGAGGAGCAGCGCAACGAGCTGATGAACCTGTCGGCACAGGCCTTCGGCTCGGCGGACATCCAGAATCAGCTTTCCGCGCTGGATGCGAACTTGCGACGCCTGCGCCCGGACGAGGACTGGGACGGCGCGGCGGAATTCACCGGCGACGAGCCGGTCGGCTACGGCGAGGGCACGTCGGTGATGGCCGAGCTCGGCGAGCTCGATGCACTATCCGATCAGCTCGGGGACTGGGGGCCGGAGTCCCCGCTGTCCGAGCTCGACATCGAAGCGCTCGAGCGCCACCTCGGCCACGAATCGGCGGTAAGCGCGCGCACGCTCTCCGGGCTCGAGAAATCGATGCACGACTCCGGATACCTGCGCAGCAATGCCGAGGGAGATCTTCGCCTGTCACCCGCTGCGATGCGCAAGCTCGGGAAGTCGCTGCTGCGTGACGCCGCGACGCGGCTGTCCGGCCGCACAGGCACCCGCGACACACGCGCATCCGGAGCCGCCGGCGAGCAGACCGGCGCGAGTAGGCCGTGGCAGTTCGGGGACACCGAGTCCTGGAACGTGCCGCGCACCATTTCCAATGCGATCACCCGCACCGCAGGGGAGGGCGAGGATCCGCGCGAAGGGCTGCGATTGGCGCCGTCAGACATCGAGGTAAACGAGACCGAGGCGCGTACGCAGGCGGCCGTCGTGCTGCTCGTGGACACCTCGTTCTCGATGGTCATGGAGGGGCGCTGGGTGCCGATGAAGCGCACGGCGCTCGCGCTGCACCACCTCGTGAGCACGCGATTCCGCGGCGACGACCTCGAGCTCATCACGTTCGGGCGGTACGCGCAGCGGGTGGAGATCGGTGCGCTGCTCGAGCGAGACGTCGAATACGAGCAGGGCACGAACCTGCACCATGCGCTGCTGCTCGCGGGGCAGTTCTTCCGCAAGCATCCGACGATGCAGCCGGTGCTTCTCGTCGTCACCGACGGCGAGCCGACCGCGCACCTGGAACCCGGCGGCGAGCCGTGGTTCTCCTATCCGCCGGCGCGCGAGACGATCGCTACGACGGTCGCCGAGCTCGACCGGATCGCGCGCTTCGGCGCGCAGGTCACGTTCTTCCGGCTCGGCGAGAACCCGGGGCTCGCGAGATTTCTCGACGCTATGGCGCGTCGCGTGCACGGCACCGTCGTCGCGCCCGATCTCGAGGACCTCGGCGCCGCGGTCGTGGAGGAGTTCCTCAGCTCCCGGTTCGGCCCCGATTTCGGAGACATCGACTAA